A portion of the Halogeometricum sp. S1BR25-6 genome contains these proteins:
- a CDS encoding NAD(P)/FAD-dependent oxidoreductase: MERFDVVIVGGGPAGSAAAHAAAESGASAVVLEKGVPRADRPDRLGPDSTDAAGILDYWVDIMGIHPDEMPEGVVLSTLDRAEFVGPNESLTMRTTGFDASYDHFGYCMNRARFDDFLRDRAEEAGAEYRVKASVRDVETDLDGTPRHTVRLANGDDVAGEFLVLADGPQRQVTNRVLDRYLDFDVTDRLATTKVNHIAYQEHRRLPEEVARDVEGAIKFWWGYMPGHTAYPWVFPNDDNVARIGLTMPIGIDLSEVEAREKYKLLRDSDERVPRGKEYVRRLLEQEYGDEYDIDEDFPLVEDRGKTKGTETYAISSTRPVDSPTAAGIAVTGGAMGATSAFHEGGDHVAVRTGAIAGELAASGDLSDYNDRWKDAIGEEVRRNVAFAEVVRDYGPDDWDRAFSVARKLMAASSDDGLFKMGKIRSGLSAARFVANYKKTKRKFRDDRYVQLSEEEYVL; encoded by the coding sequence ATGGAGCGATTCGACGTCGTCATCGTCGGCGGCGGCCCCGCGGGGTCGGCCGCCGCGCACGCCGCCGCGGAGTCGGGCGCGTCGGCGGTGGTGCTGGAGAAAGGGGTGCCGCGAGCGGACCGCCCGGACCGCCTCGGACCCGACTCGACGGACGCCGCGGGCATCCTCGACTACTGGGTCGACATCATGGGCATCCACCCCGACGAGATGCCGGAGGGAGTCGTCCTCTCGACGCTGGACCGCGCGGAGTTCGTCGGGCCGAACGAGTCGCTGACGATGCGGACAACCGGGTTCGACGCCTCGTACGACCACTTCGGCTACTGCATGAACCGCGCGCGCTTCGACGACTTCCTCCGCGACAGGGCCGAAGAGGCGGGCGCGGAGTACCGCGTGAAGGCCTCCGTTCGCGACGTGGAGACGGACTTGGACGGGACGCCGCGCCACACCGTCCGCCTCGCGAACGGCGACGACGTGGCGGGCGAGTTCCTCGTCCTCGCGGACGGTCCGCAGCGACAGGTGACGAACCGGGTGCTCGACCGCTATCTCGACTTCGACGTCACCGACAGACTGGCGACGACGAAGGTGAACCACATCGCCTACCAGGAGCATCGCCGCCTGCCCGAGGAAGTCGCCCGCGACGTCGAGGGCGCCATCAAGTTCTGGTGGGGCTACATGCCCGGGCACACCGCCTACCCGTGGGTGTTCCCGAACGACGACAACGTCGCCCGCATCGGACTGACGATGCCCATCGGCATCGACCTCTCGGAGGTGGAGGCCAGAGAGAAGTACAAACTGCTCCGCGACTCCGACGAACGCGTCCCGCGGGGCAAAGAGTACGTCCGGCGACTGCTCGAACAGGAGTACGGCGACGAGTACGACATCGACGAGGACTTCCCCCTCGTCGAGGACCGCGGGAAGACGAAGGGAACGGAGACGTACGCGATATCGTCGACCCGTCCGGTCGACTCTCCGACGGCGGCGGGCATCGCCGTCACCGGCGGCGCGATGGGCGCCACCTCGGCGTTCCACGAGGGCGGCGACCACGTGGCCGTCCGCACCGGCGCCATCGCCGGCGAACTCGCCGCCTCGGGCGACCTCTCCGACTACAACGACCGCTGGAAGGACGCCATCGGCGAGGAGGTTCGGCGCAACGTCGCCTTCGCGGAAGTCGTCCGCGACTACGGCCCCGACGACTGGGACCGCGCGTTCTCCGTCGCCCGGAAACTCATGGCGGCCAGTTCGGACGACGGTCTGTTCAAGATGGGGAAGATTCGCTCGGGCCTCTCGGCGGCCCGGTTCGTCGCCAACTACAAGAAGACGAAACGGAAGTTCCGCGACGACCGCTACGTCCAGTTGTCCGAAGAGGAGTACGTCCTCTGA
- a CDS encoding D-2-hydroxyacid dehydrogenase, which produces MSQDDAPDIAVLRQKIHGLSAEEYAETLRERLPEKDIALARTPTEERDLLKRVSVATGFSIEEDALAEAENLELFACVFAGTGHLPLEALDERGVAVTNASGVHGPNIAEQVLGGILSFSRRFHVGWRQKQRNEWRSYPTYELQGSTVTVLGLGAIGQAVVDRLEPFGVDTIGVRYSPEKGGPTDEVVGFEDESGFHDALARSDYVVVACPLTDTTRGILDADAFKTMDPETVLINVGRGPVVDTDALLDALRGNAVRGAALDVTDPEPLPDDHELWGFDNVLITPHNAGHTPEYWERMTDIIEENLERLESGEEELRNQV; this is translated from the coding sequence ATGAGTCAAGACGACGCGCCCGACATCGCAGTGCTTCGACAGAAGATTCACGGACTGTCCGCCGAGGAGTACGCGGAGACGCTCAGAGAGCGACTCCCGGAGAAGGATATCGCCCTCGCGCGGACGCCGACGGAGGAGCGGGACCTACTGAAGCGGGTGTCCGTCGCGACGGGCTTTTCCATCGAGGAGGACGCCCTCGCGGAGGCGGAGAACCTCGAACTGTTCGCCTGCGTGTTCGCCGGGACGGGCCACCTCCCCCTCGAGGCCCTCGACGAACGCGGCGTCGCCGTCACCAACGCCTCGGGCGTCCACGGCCCGAACATCGCCGAACAGGTGCTCGGCGGCATCCTCTCTTTCTCCCGCCGGTTCCACGTCGGGTGGCGGCAGAAACAGCGCAACGAGTGGCGCTCGTACCCTACCTACGAGCTACAGGGGTCGACGGTGACGGTGCTCGGCCTCGGCGCCATCGGGCAGGCCGTCGTCGACCGTCTGGAACCGTTCGGCGTCGACACCATCGGCGTGCGCTACTCCCCGGAGAAGGGCGGCCCCACGGACGAAGTCGTCGGCTTCGAGGACGAGTCGGGCTTCCACGACGCCCTCGCTCGCTCGGACTACGTCGTCGTCGCCTGCCCCCTGACGGACACCACGCGCGGCATTCTGGACGCGGACGCGTTCAAGACGATGGACCCCGAGACGGTCCTCATCAACGTCGGCCGCGGTCCCGTCGTCGACACCGACGCCCTCCTCGACGCCCTGCGCGGCAACGCCGTCCGCGGCGCGGCCCTCGACGTGACCGACCCCGAACCGCTCCCCGACGACCACGAACTGTGGGGCTTCGACAACGTGCTCATCACGCCGCACAACGCGGGTCACACGCCGGAGTACTGGGAGCGCATGACGGACATCATCGAGGAGAACTTAGAGCGGTTGGAGTCGGGCGAGGAGGAACTGCGGAATCAGGTGTAG
- the asd gene encoding aspartate-semialdehyde dehydrogenase, producing MVVRVGILGATGAVGQRFIQLLDDHPTFELAALTASEESAGKTYRDAAKWRVNAPIPDDIAGMEVGPTKPEAVPDDVDLLFSSLPSGVATEVEPEFLHEGYVVSSNSSNDRMAPDVPLTIPEINPGHLDLIEVQRDERGWDGALVKNPNCSTITMVPTLAALDDAFDLESVRVSTLQAVSGAGYSGVTSMEIIDNAIPHIGGEENKMETESRKLLGEFDGADVELHGMEVAASCNRIPTIDGHLENVFAETAEEATVEDAAEAMRSYEGVDLHSAPEQLIQVFEDPVRPQPRLDRDRGDGMQISAGGIQTTGTGLKYNCLAHNTIRGAAGASLLNGELLVEEGWV from the coding sequence ATGGTAGTACGAGTCGGTATCCTCGGCGCGACCGGTGCGGTCGGACAGCGATTCATCCAACTTCTCGACGACCACCCGACGTTCGAACTCGCGGCGCTGACCGCCAGCGAGGAGAGCGCGGGCAAGACCTACCGCGACGCGGCGAAGTGGCGCGTGAACGCCCCCATCCCGGACGATATCGCGGGGATGGAGGTCGGGCCGACGAAACCGGAGGCCGTCCCGGACGACGTCGACCTTCTGTTCTCCTCGCTCCCCTCCGGCGTCGCCACCGAGGTGGAACCCGAGTTCCTCCACGAGGGCTACGTCGTCTCCTCGAACTCCTCGAACGACCGCATGGCTCCCGACGTGCCGCTTACCATTCCCGAAATCAACCCCGGCCACCTCGACCTCATCGAGGTCCAACGGGACGAACGCGGCTGGGACGGCGCCCTCGTGAAGAACCCGAACTGCTCGACCATCACGATGGTGCCGACGCTGGCCGCCCTCGACGACGCGTTCGACCTCGAATCCGTCCGCGTCTCCACCCTCCAGGCCGTCTCCGGCGCGGGCTACTCCGGCGTCACGTCGATGGAGATAATCGACAACGCCATCCCGCACATCGGCGGCGAGGAGAACAAGATGGAGACCGAGTCCAGAAAGCTGCTCGGCGAGTTCGACGGCGCCGACGTCGAACTGCACGGGATGGAGGTCGCCGCCTCCTGCAACCGCATCCCGACCATCGACGGCCACCTGGAGAACGTCTTCGCGGAGACGGCCGAGGAGGCGACGGTCGAGGACGCCGCCGAGGCGATGCGCTCCTACGAGGGCGTCGACCTGCACAGCGCCCCCGAACAGCTCATCCAGGTCTTCGAGGACCCCGTGCGGCCCCAGCCGCGTCTGGACCGCGACCGCGGCGACGGCATGCAGATTTCCGCGGGCGGGATTCAGACGACGGGCACGGGTCTGAAGTACAACTGCCTCGCGCACAACACGATTCGCGGCGCGGCCGGCGCCTCCCTGCTGAACGGAGAACTGCTGGTCGAAGAGGGCTGGGTCTGA
- a CDS encoding (2Fe-2S)-binding protein: protein MYEHDITLTVNGATEELTVESRTLLVHALRDGLGYTGPNVGCESGKCGACTVHLDGDAVKSCTLLAVQADGGAVTTVEGMATADGADGPDDAADALHPIQRAFHEEHGLQCGYCTPGMVMTAAQVLEENPDPSREAIRASLKGNICRCTGYHNVVNAVESAADSLRNLDSSTEGE from the coding sequence ATGTACGAACACGACATCACGCTGACGGTGAACGGTGCGACGGAGGAACTGACGGTCGAGTCGCGCACGCTGCTCGTCCACGCCCTGCGCGACGGACTGGGATACACCGGCCCGAACGTCGGTTGCGAGAGCGGGAAGTGCGGCGCCTGCACGGTCCACCTCGACGGCGACGCGGTCAAATCCTGCACCCTCCTGGCCGTCCAAGCCGACGGCGGAGCGGTGACGACGGTCGAGGGGATGGCGACGGCCGACGGCGCCGACGGCCCCGACGACGCCGCGGACGCCCTCCACCCCATCCAGCGGGCGTTCCACGAGGAACACGGCCTCCAGTGCGGCTACTGCACCCCGGGGATGGTGATGACGGCGGCGCAGGTGCTCGAAGAGAATCCGGACCCCTCGCGCGAGGCGATTCGCGCCTCGCTGAAGGGGAACATCTGCCGCTGTACGGGCTATCACAACGTCGTGAACGCCGTCGAGTCGGCGGCCGACTCGTTGCGGAACCTCGATTCGTCGACGGAGGGCGAGTGA
- a CDS encoding acetyl-CoA carboxylase biotin carboxylase subunit, with protein sequence MFSKVLVANRGEIAVRVMRACKELGVRTVAVYSDADKHSGHVRYADEAYNVGPARAADSYLDHEAVIEAGEKAGADAIHPGYGFLAENADFAAKVEESEMTWVGPSAAAMERLGEKTKARALMQEADVPVVPGTTEPVESADEVKEIADEYGYPVAIKAEGGGGGRGLKVVYDEDEVEEQLETAQREGEAYFDNASVYVEKYLESPRHIEVQILADHHDNVRHLGERDCSLQRRHQKVIEEAPSPALGEDLRERIGEAARRGVDAADYTNAGTVEFLVEDGEFFFMEVNTRIQVEHTVTEQVTGIDVVKWQLRVAAGEELGFEQNDVEIEGHSIEFRINAENAANNFAPAPGGELETYDPPGGFGVRLDDALRQGDDLVTDYDSMIAKLIVTAGDREECLARSERALEEFEIDGFHTIIPFHRLMLTDETFRAGEHTTKYLDEELDRTRIEQAVEKWGPADAESEDEADEEVTERDFTVEVNGKRFEVSLEERGAPAVQVPAGGGSGNAGGNTRSRPDEAEEDDSETVAVEGGEQIAAEMQGTILSVDVEEGDEVESGDVVCVLEAMKMENDVVAERGGTVAQVLVGEGESVDMGDVLVVLE encoded by the coding sequence ATGTTCAGTAAGGTTCTCGTCGCCAACCGCGGAGAGATAGCCGTCCGCGTGATGCGGGCGTGCAAGGAGTTGGGCGTGCGCACCGTCGCCGTCTACAGCGACGCCGACAAGCACTCGGGGCACGTGCGCTACGCCGACGAGGCGTACAACGTCGGGCCCGCCCGCGCGGCGGACTCCTACCTCGACCACGAGGCGGTCATCGAGGCCGGCGAGAAGGCCGGCGCTGACGCCATCCACCCCGGCTACGGCTTCCTCGCGGAGAACGCCGACTTCGCCGCCAAGGTCGAAGAGTCGGAGATGACGTGGGTCGGCCCCTCCGCCGCGGCGATGGAGCGACTCGGCGAGAAAACGAAGGCGCGCGCGCTGATGCAGGAGGCCGACGTCCCCGTCGTCCCCGGCACCACCGAACCCGTCGAGTCCGCCGACGAGGTCAAGGAGATAGCCGACGAGTACGGCTACCCCGTCGCCATCAAGGCCGAGGGCGGCGGCGGCGGCCGCGGTCTGAAGGTCGTCTACGACGAGGACGAGGTCGAAGAGCAACTCGAAACCGCACAGCGGGAGGGCGAGGCGTACTTCGACAACGCCTCGGTCTACGTCGAGAAGTACCTCGAATCACCCCGGCACATCGAGGTACAGATTCTCGCGGACCACCACGACAACGTCCGCCACCTCGGCGAACGGGACTGCTCCCTCCAGCGCCGCCACCAGAAGGTCATCGAGGAGGCGCCCTCACCCGCCCTCGGCGAGGACCTGCGCGAACGAATCGGTGAGGCGGCGCGCCGCGGCGTCGACGCCGCCGACTACACGAACGCCGGGACGGTGGAGTTCCTGGTGGAGGACGGGGAGTTCTTCTTCATGGAGGTGAACACCCGGATTCAGGTCGAACACACCGTGACGGAGCAGGTGACCGGCATCGACGTGGTGAAGTGGCAACTGCGCGTCGCCGCCGGCGAGGAACTGGGCTTCGAGCAGAACGACGTCGAGATAGAGGGTCACTCCATCGAGTTCCGCATCAACGCGGAGAACGCCGCGAACAACTTCGCGCCCGCCCCGGGCGGCGAACTGGAGACGTACGACCCGCCGGGCGGGTTCGGCGTCCGACTGGACGACGCCCTCCGACAGGGCGACGACCTGGTGACCGACTACGACTCGATGATAGCGAAACTCATCGTCACCGCGGGCGACCGCGAGGAGTGTCTCGCGCGGTCGGAACGCGCCCTCGAAGAGTTCGAAATCGACGGCTTCCACACCATCATCCCGTTCCACCGGTTGATGCTCACCGACGAGACGTTCCGGGCGGGCGAGCACACGACGAAGTACCTCGACGAGGAACTGGACAGGACGAGAATCGAGCAGGCCGTCGAGAAGTGGGGACCGGCCGACGCCGAGAGCGAGGACGAGGCCGACGAGGAGGTCACCGAACGCGACTTCACCGTCGAGGTCAACGGCAAGCGCTTCGAGGTCAGCCTCGAAGAACGCGGCGCGCCCGCCGTGCAGGTTCCGGCGGGCGGCGGAAGCGGGAACGCGGGCGGGAACACCCGCTCGCGTCCCGACGAGGCCGAAGAGGACGACTCGGAGACGGTCGCCGTCGAGGGCGGCGAGCAGATAGCCGCCGAGATGCAGGGCACCATCCTCTCGGTGGACGTCGAGGAGGGCGACGAGGTCGAGAGCGGCGACGTGGTCTGCGTCCTGGAGGCGATGAAGATGGAGAACGACGTGGTCGCCGAACGCGGCGGCACCGTCGCGCAGGTGCTCGTCGGCGAGGGCGAGAGCGTCGACATGGGCGACGTGCTGGTCGTCTTGGAGTAG
- a CDS encoding FAD binding domain-containing protein translates to MFPPQFGYRRAGSVAEAVDLLAEFSDRDARVLAGGHGLLPDLKAGREAPDVLVDVGGVDDLRYVEAEGGATAVGALTTYADVDENERLWSRATAFAEAVSHVGDVQIRNRGTVGGNLAQADPSADPPAAALVSEATLVARGPDGRRDIDAADFFEGDGGTTLRDGELLTEVRIPAVDDGSEGSGATAGGAYHKETHPASGYALVGVAAAVVVEDGDVTDARVAVNGVTDPPRRLAPVEAALDGAPADAESVEAAADRATEDIDPGAAVSDAYASGAYRVEVLPVHVRRSLETALDRATGAAATPTRPPHRPAADDGGDRR, encoded by the coding sequence ATGTTCCCGCCGCAGTTCGGCTACCGGCGGGCGGGCAGCGTCGCGGAGGCGGTGGACCTCCTCGCGGAGTTCTCAGACCGGGACGCGCGGGTGCTGGCCGGCGGTCACGGTCTGCTGCCGGACCTGAAAGCCGGCCGCGAAGCCCCCGACGTACTCGTCGACGTCGGCGGCGTCGACGACCTGCGGTACGTCGAGGCGGAGGGCGGAGCGACGGCCGTCGGCGCCTTGACGACGTACGCCGACGTCGACGAGAACGAGAGACTGTGGTCCCGCGCGACGGCGTTCGCGGAGGCCGTCTCACACGTCGGCGACGTGCAGATACGCAACCGCGGCACTGTCGGCGGCAACCTCGCGCAGGCCGACCCGTCGGCCGACCCGCCCGCGGCGGCCCTCGTTTCGGAGGCGACGCTCGTCGCCCGCGGTCCGGACGGGCGGCGCGACATCGACGCTGCGGACTTCTTCGAGGGCGACGGCGGGACGACCCTGCGCGACGGGGAACTCCTAACCGAAGTTCGGATTCCGGCGGTGGACGATGGAAGCGAGGGTAGCGGGGCAACCGCCGGCGGCGCCTATCACAAGGAGACCCACCCCGCCTCGGGGTACGCGCTCGTCGGCGTCGCCGCCGCCGTCGTCGTCGAAGACGGGGACGTGACCGACGCCCGCGTCGCGGTCAACGGCGTGACCGACCCGCCGCGCCGACTCGCGCCCGTCGAGGCGGCCCTCGACGGCGCGCCGGCGGACGCCGAGAGCGTCGAGGCCGCCGCCGACCGGGCGACGGAGGATATCGACCCCGGTGCGGCCGTCTCGGACGCGTACGCCTCCGGCGCCTACCGCGTCGAGGTGCTCCCCGTCCACGTCCGTCGGTCGCTGGAGACGGCGCTCGACCGGGCGACGGGCGCGGCGGCGACGCCGACCAGACCGCCGCACCGCCCCGCCGCCGACGACGGGGGTGACCGCCGGTGA
- a CDS encoding xanthine dehydrogenase family protein molybdopterin-binding subunit, translated as MSDARDGRANDARDAGGTPDGSASEDRLVGRGIDRREDAELLTGRATYTDDISADAAHLAFVRSAVGHGRVESIDASEAEEMAGVLGVYTWDDVDASPSPGVLPIRTESLDCEVPGHPVLARDRVRYEGQPIAAVVAEDRYVARDAVEAVHVEYGTRPAVVDPAEATEDGAPTLYEGVPDNVALDAELGDETTTEEAFAAADRVVELDLVNNRLVASALEPRAALARYDADRDYFTVELTSQSPHGHRRKLSETLGLDEEQVRVVVPRVGGGFGHKGHHHPGEAMAAWCARELDRSVKWTATRSENYREGAHARDHRTTAAIAVDDDGTVRGLRVDTRAAVGGYGLGGGASMPGWYGRLLSSQYRIPAIYCRTRAVFTNTAPVHSYRGAGRPEAIYVTERLMDAAADELGIDPVELRRRNLIEPDEFPYETAVGASYDSGDYETALDEALDAIGYGEARERAGEPGDDGRYRGVGVACFTESTGGGFERGVVRVRRDGSVAVYAGTHSHGQGHETTYAQLVADELGVPYDDVEVAEGDTDDTADGTGTFGSRSTITGGSAVVESARDVLRAARGVATDLLGVDAADVVSEGGAFRVVGRPEHSVSFADVACAAAEAENESGDESDAGIAFEASTRYEPDGTAYAFGTHTALVAVDAETGAVEIERYVAVDDCGERVNPTIVEGQVHGGVAQGIGQARSEGAVYGDDGRLLTDSMLSYALPRASSLPDIETRATVTPSPRNPLGVKGIGEAGTIAAPPTVVSAVADALSSFGIAHVDMPLTEENVLAAIREVDGG; from the coding sequence GTGAGCGACGCGCGGGATGGACGCGCGAACGACGCGCGAGACGCCGGCGGCACACCGGACGGGTCGGCCTCGGAGGACCGACTCGTCGGACGGGGAATCGACCGCCGCGAGGACGCCGAACTGCTTACCGGGCGAGCGACGTACACCGACGACATCTCGGCGGACGCGGCGCACCTCGCGTTCGTCCGGAGCGCGGTCGGACACGGCCGAGTCGAGTCGATAGACGCGAGCGAGGCCGAGGAGATGGCGGGCGTCCTCGGCGTCTACACGTGGGACGACGTCGACGCCTCGCCGTCGCCCGGCGTCCTCCCGATTCGGACCGAGTCGCTGGACTGCGAGGTGCCGGGGCATCCGGTGCTGGCGCGCGACCGGGTTCGCTACGAAGGGCAACCCATCGCCGCCGTCGTCGCCGAGGACCGCTACGTCGCCCGCGACGCCGTCGAGGCGGTGCACGTCGAGTACGGGACGCGCCCGGCCGTCGTCGACCCCGCCGAGGCGACCGAGGACGGTGCGCCGACGCTGTACGAAGGGGTACCGGACAACGTCGCCCTCGATGCCGAACTCGGGGACGAGACGACGACCGAGGAGGCGTTCGCGGCCGCCGACCGGGTGGTGGAACTCGACCTCGTGAACAACCGCCTCGTCGCCAGCGCACTCGAACCGCGGGCGGCCCTCGCCCGCTACGACGCCGACAGGGACTACTTCACCGTCGAGTTGACCAGCCAATCGCCGCACGGCCACCGACGCAAGCTTTCGGAGACGCTCGGACTCGACGAGGAGCAGGTCCGGGTCGTCGTCCCGCGCGTCGGCGGCGGGTTCGGGCACAAGGGCCACCACCACCCGGGTGAGGCGATGGCCGCGTGGTGCGCGCGCGAACTCGACCGGTCGGTCAAGTGGACGGCGACTCGTTCGGAGAACTACCGAGAGGGGGCGCACGCCCGCGACCACCGGACGACCGCTGCAATCGCCGTCGACGACGACGGTACCGTGCGCGGACTGCGGGTCGACACGCGCGCCGCCGTCGGCGGCTACGGCCTCGGCGGCGGTGCGTCGATGCCGGGATGGTACGGCCGCCTGCTGTCCAGTCAGTACCGCATCCCTGCCATCTACTGCCGGACGCGCGCCGTCTTCACGAACACCGCGCCGGTCCACTCCTACCGCGGCGCGGGCCGCCCGGAAGCCATCTACGTGACCGAGCGACTGATGGACGCCGCCGCGGACGAACTGGGCATCGACCCCGTCGAACTCCGACGCCGAAATCTCATCGAACCCGACGAGTTCCCCTACGAGACGGCCGTCGGCGCCTCCTACGACAGCGGCGACTACGAGACGGCCTTGGACGAGGCGCTGGACGCTATCGGGTACGGCGAGGCGCGCGAACGGGCGGGAGAACCGGGCGACGACGGCCGCTACCGGGGAGTGGGCGTCGCCTGCTTCACCGAGTCGACCGGCGGCGGATTCGAACGCGGCGTCGTCCGCGTCCGCCGCGACGGGAGCGTCGCCGTCTACGCGGGCACCCACTCGCACGGACAGGGTCACGAGACGACGTACGCCCAACTCGTCGCCGACGAACTCGGCGTTCCGTACGACGACGTCGAGGTGGCTGAGGGCGACACCGACGACACGGCCGACGGAACGGGCACGTTCGGCAGTCGGAGCACGATTACGGGGGGAAGCGCCGTCGTCGAGAGCGCGCGGGACGTGCTGCGGGCGGCCCGCGGCGTCGCGACCGACCTACTGGGCGTCGACGCCGCGGACGTCGTCTCCGAGGGGGGCGCGTTCCGCGTCGTCGGCCGGCCCGAACATTCGGTGTCGTTCGCGGACGTCGCGTGCGCCGCCGCCGAGGCGGAGAACGAAAGCGGGGACGAGAGCGACGCCGGCATCGCCTTCGAGGCGTCGACGCGCTACGAACCCGACGGCACGGCCTACGCGTTCGGGACGCACACCGCCCTCGTCGCCGTCGACGCCGAGACGGGCGCCGTGGAGATAGAGCGGTACGTCGCCGTCGACGACTGCGGCGAACGCGTCAACCCGACCATCGTCGAAGGGCAGGTGCACGGCGGCGTCGCGCAGGGTATCGGACAGGCGCGCTCGGAAGGGGCCGTCTACGGCGACGACGGGCGTCTCCTGACGGACTCGATGCTGTCGTACGCCCTGCCGCGGGCCTCCTCGCTTCCGGACATCGAGACGCGCGCGACGGTGACGCCGAGTCCGCGCAATCCCCTCGGCGTCAAAGGTATCGGCGAAGCCGGCACCATCGCCGCCCCGCCGACGGTGGTGAGCGCCGTCGCCGACGCCCTCTCGTCGTTCGGCATCGCGCACGTCGACATGCCGCTGACCGAGGAGAACGTCCTCGCCGCGATACGCGAAGTCGACGGCGGATAG
- a CDS encoding multicopper oxidase domain-containing protein has translation MTDEHSQSNRRIDRRTVLKTGAALGTAAMLPVAARPAVATDLTSPGFGLDDLEWQDVDIEDAIPDVMASSGTRRGVPYYRIEMAPGMHQHHPAMDPTPVWGYKGPNDEEGQYPGKTIEGRVNQPMKVEFVNELPESHLFDVDTEVHGTKLSDYSDRYPEWTDQFADSSEFPEVRAVTHAHGLHVESASDGLPEQWTSPDGIEGPQFVKDVYDYTNRQDPATLWYHDHALGLTRLNVYAGLAGFFLLRGPQEERLGLPSGDKEVPILFQDRAFDGDPDDDAPDRYQYPSSFEAEVSGDVSVVNGQAWPRFSVDPGQYRFRFLNGSNGRFFNVRLESEDGEDPPTMYQIGTDLGFLRDVVPIGPDEATESLLLGPAERADVVVDFSDFAGETLTVTNDADFPFQSPGASTGTDGAGLPELAQFTVRDETPQDPAVDPTSLRLPGPEVLKEEAAVQTRRMGLDTGALNGLDTHFLDEEGGRPAPGEHWGDPVLTKPQLGTTEVWELENRTGDAHPIHLHLVDFQVLGRGPNGTDAPEPTERGNKDTVNVYAGETVRIASRFGNFAGRYVWHCHILEHEDQEMMRPYEVVTGGSNE, from the coding sequence ATGACAGACGAGCACTCACAGTCGAACCGGAGAATCGACCGCCGAACGGTCCTGAAGACGGGCGCAGCACTCGGAACCGCCGCGATGCTCCCGGTCGCCGCGAGGCCGGCGGTGGCGACCGATCTGACCTCGCCGGGGTTCGGTCTCGACGACCTCGAGTGGCAGGACGTCGACATAGAGGACGCGATACCGGACGTCATGGCGTCGTCGGGGACGCGCCGAGGGGTACCGTACTACAGAATAGAGATGGCTCCCGGAATGCACCAACACCACCCGGCCATGGACCCGACCCCAGTCTGGGGGTACAAGGGGCCGAACGACGAGGAGGGTCAATACCCGGGGAAGACCATCGAGGGCCGCGTGAACCAGCCGATGAAGGTCGAGTTCGTCAACGAACTCCCCGAGAGTCACCTCTTTGACGTCGACACGGAAGTCCACGGGACGAAGCTGTCGGACTACAGCGACCGGTATCCGGAGTGGACCGACCAGTTTGCAGACTCCAGCGAATTTCCGGAGGTCAGGGCGGTGACGCACGCCCACGGCCTCCACGTGGAGTCCGCGAGCGACGGCCTACCCGAGCAGTGGACGTCGCCGGACGGCATCGAGGGACCACAGTTCGTCAAGGACGTCTACGATTACACGAACCGACAGGACCCGGCGACGCTGTGGTATCACGACCACGCCCTCGGCCTGACGCGTCTCAACGTCTACGCCGGACTCGCCGGCTTCTTCCTCCTCCGAGGTCCGCAGGAAGAGCGACTCGGCCTCCCCAGCGGTGACAAGGAGGTCCCGATTCTCTTTCAGGACCGGGCATTCGATGGAGATCCGGACGACGATGCCCCCGACAGGTACCAGTACCCCTCGAGCTTCGAAGCCGAAGTCTCCGGCGACGTCTCCGTAGTCAACGGACAGGCGTGGCCCCGTTTCAGCGTCGATCCCGGACAGTACCGGTTCCGGTTCCTCAACGGGTCGAACGGGCGGTTCTTCAACGTCCGACTGGAGAGCGAGGACGGCGAAGACCCGCCGACGATGTATCAGATCGGGACCGACCTCGGGTTCCTCCGGGACGTGGTTCCCATCGGACCGGACGAAGCCACGGAGTCGCTTCTCCTCGGGCCGGCCGAACGTGCGGACGTCGTCGTCGACTTCTCCGATTTCGCCGGCGAGACGCTGACGGTCACCAACGACGCGGACTTCCCGTTCCAGAGTCCCGGTGCGTCGACCGGGACGGACGGCGCGGGTCTCCCGGAGTTGGCGCAGTTCACGGTGAGAGACGAGACGCCGCAGGACCCCGCAGTCGACCCGACCTCGCTTCGCCTGCCCGGTCCGGAGGTGCTCAAGGAGGAGGCGGCGGTGCAGACCCGACGGATGGGGCTGGACACGGGGGCGCTGAACGGATTGGACACCCACTTCCTCGACGAAGAGGGCGGCCGACCCGCCCCGGGCGAACACTGGGGGGACCCCGTGCTGACCAAGCCCCAACTCGGGACCACTGAGGTCTGGGAACTGGAGAACCGGACCGGCGACGCCCATCCCATCCACCTGCATCTCGTGGATTTCCAAGTCCTCGGGAGAGGCCCGAACGGAACCGACGCCCCGGAACCGACCGAACGAGGGAACAAAGACACCGTGAACGTGTACGCCGGCGAGACGGTCCGAATCGCCAGCCGGTTCGGGAACTTCGCCGGGCGGTACGTCTGGCACTGCCACATCCTCGAACACGAGGACCAGGAGATGATGCGGCCCTACGAAGTCGTCACAGGGGGGTCGAACGAGTAG